The genomic region TAGAGGCTTTGGTGGGATGTGTGACGATGTGTGAAAAGAACGATTAAGAAGTACCATGTTACAGTAATTTCGAATCACTTGCAGCTATCGCCAATTTGTTTCCGTTCAAAACCCCTCATCCGCATTATTCGTGAGATTACTTTTACATGGAAAATTGGTTTTCCTTGCTTTATTTGTGAATTATCATTTGTTTGTCGAAACTGTCGGTTATAACACTTTGCATTCATCACAACGTAATATTTACACCTTAATCCTAGGCATGTGATGTCTGTTATCGTCTAGCGAAAGTAGTTTTGCGTACGAAAAGTTACATTTTGGTGGAATCCTAACTCAGGTTCGGTTCgaacgtgttttgttttcgtctaCAACTGTGCTCTTTACACTTTAAAACCAGAAGAGACTCTTTTGTACAATCGACGACTCGTTCTGTTCCTATGCTCTACACTTGAAGATGGTATGTTGTGGCAGCTCTGTTTGACGAGACTTAGTAGACATATTGTGGCTTTCGATTTGAGACGAAGAAAGTTTCTTTAAAAGAATGCGTGATTTTGGAATCCTTTTCTTCTGGCTGGAGAACTCTAAACGAATTCTGCACCTGCCTGGCAATTTTTCGAACCAAAAACAACTCGCAATAGAAAAAGAACACCTTCAAGGGGAATGGTTTTTTGATTCACACAGCTACGCTCCTTAGGGCTACTATGTATCACCTACGCTTTATAAGAACGACCTAACGCTAGTGGACAGGAAAGAAGACGTGGGATGGCGGGAAAGGAAGGGGCGCTCAGTCCTCCAGCAGCCACAACCGCGTCGGCAGGTTGGTGAAGGCCTCGTTCAGGAACTTCCGGAATAGCTTGCCGATGCTCTGGGAAGCCGCCGGTCTCATCTCCTGGATGAGCTCGTTCGCGTTCTGGTTGAGGAACTGGTTGATGGCCTCGCCTAAAACGAAATGGAAGCTCCACCGGTTAGTGTCTGAAACAGACAGCGATGACAGAGATTGTATCACTTACCGAGAACATTTTGCGTGTTGACGTGATCCTTCACCTTGAAGCGAGCGTTCTTCATGGTGAAATCGACCGTGATCTTCTCAATACCCATGAACGATTCTCCATCCCGTTCTACCGCTTTGCCGTAGATTTTTGCGATGGCAGTAATGTCCGCTGTAACGAAAGAGTATTGACAATTAGTTAAATCTTTGTCTCAAAGTTGTTGTTAGTTGCAGTTCATGTACTTACAGAACTCGGTCCAGAACTCGCCGTTCGATCGCACAGGGAGTAGAAGCACGTTTCCGATCACCTCATACTTGCCGCGCGTTTCAACCCGCGGGATGCCGATGCTCATGTCGATGCGCAGCTTCTTCAAGTCACTCCGCACCTCCTTGATGGTGTAGTTGCCAGCACCGAGCGCCACGATGTCCGTGAACAGCGCCTTTATCCGCACTGCGCCAGCGTTGTTTTCCATCGCCAGCTCTTCGATACGCAGCGGCTCCAGCGGGGGCGTCTTCAGTTCCGGCAGACCCCGGGCGACGTACGGCTTGACGAAGTTGAGCGAGTTGCGAATGCATTTGTTGATCTCCGGATCGTTTCGTCGGCAAGGATGAATGTACGAAGCTGTGGAGAGAAAAATCAACGGACAAACGAAACGATCGTTGAAAATGGTGTTGTGTGCGTTGCATTGCTTAAGGCGCGGGCGAAAATAAATCGAATACTGAGCGAAAAATTGGGATCGAAAATCGCCGTACCTTGGTGACTGGTTCGATAAATCTGTGTCGATTCAATAACTAAGTGAACCATAGCAAATTAAATAACCGGTTTATGGAAGGAAAACCGTAATAATAACCAACGGCAACCTTGCACACGTGAATCGCACTGGCGCCTTGTTACATTTGATGCGCTTTTGAAGCGTAATGGCAATGAAAACGTAtcataaaaccaaaccaactcgAAGGTGGCATCCGGGAAATAACATATCCGTCTTTAAAGGGTGCACTAAGATTGGTAGCCTCATTTGTGTTTGCCCTAAGGGAGGTGTTTACGCTTTTTGAAATCTGCGAGTTGTGAAGTTGAATTTCCTGCTAGATGTTGCGCCACGACATTCGGCAATCCGCTCGAATGCAGGAGCTCCATTTATCTAGCATCAAAAGGTGCCACGGTTATGATAAATGAATGGCTGAAGAATCCACCTTGACGGACGGTGTtgggcaaaacaaaattataaaattgttgCCAAAGGCCAACGCGACGCGGGTGTTGTATGAACATGCCCAAGTTCTTTTCATGTATGCCGGCATCCTTTGCTAAGCCCACTGTAGCCGAGTTGTTACTTACAAAAGGGTACgttgttgaaaacaaatagaatCTCTTGGGAAGACTTGATCACGGATACGCGCACCGGTGTGGAGCATGTGAAGTGTATCGGATCGTGGCCGCTGCCATTGCAACATAGCAAGCATAACGAAA from Anopheles coustani chromosome 3, idAnoCousDA_361_x.2, whole genome shotgun sequence harbors:
- the LOC131258671 gene encoding protein takeout-like — translated: MAVQCLLLCSLMMMTVSGALYERPSYIHPCRRNDPEINKCIRNSLNFVKPYVARGLPELKTPPLEPLRIEELAMENNAGAVRIKALFTDIVALGAGNYTIKEVRSDLKKLRIDMSIGIPRVETRGKYEVIGNVLLLPVRSNGEFWTEFSDITAIAKIYGKAVERDGESFMGIEKITVDFTMKNARFKVKDHVNTQNVLGEAINQFLNQNANELIQEMRPAASQSIGKLFRKFLNEAFTNLPTRLWLLED